ATACTCTAAAACAATTTAAGGGTCCCATAACCAAGTACAATccctataaataatatatctctatttgtatatataaaaaatattttaaaaaattctatttACACCCCCACAAAGTAATATGTACATCTCAAAATTAAgaaagtttaaaataatttttaaaaaatacttttaatatttttttaaaaaaatctcacattattttatgttagtttcaataaatatttaaattttatttttataacttttttattttttttaattgataagtatatttgttaagaatatgatttgaaagaaaaaaaaaattaatataattaaagtataaattttatataaaataaaaattattaaaaaaatagtatatttataaatttttagaatGCAAATAAAACTTCTAATATTTTTTCACATGGGTTGAACTTATAAATCTTTTGTAAAAGTTTTACATGTCAAATatagtaatataatattttcatattaatGGGtggaaagaaaagaagaattgcaATGATTCAACTGATAATTTTGGATTATGGCAATGGTCCaaatttataattaactatattatatcattttttttaattttcttctaTGCCCCCAAAGTGTCCACATAACAATCATTATGCATTATACATAATATCCAATTAGTGGACTGATTAGGATGATCACTGGTGAAATTCAATGGTACAAAACTTTCTCCAATAGGAAAAATccataaaacaataaataaatcaagGAAATCCAACTAAGCCCACTCATAATTTTTAATGGTGGTGGTTGTGGGTGCCCAgtttataaattaaacatttcaTAGCACAAAATTGATCATTCTTGAGCAATATCATGTTGACGTAATCGTAGGAGTCGCTGTTTGCGGGTCGTATTTGTATCGTGTCGAGAACTATGTATAACATGTATATGCTTGATTCGAACGCCATCCGTTTAGTAAtcgttttagaaaataaaacataattacGACATATTTATAAACGGACGTAACCCGTTTATaagcatattttttttaacatgtcAGCTAATAACACGTTTACTACCTATTCAATAGATTTATGACCTGTTAAAGTACTAATATAACTTTAAATAAATCATTAACAGATCAATTTCGTATTAACTGTGTCAACCTGAACACGACCTGTTTATTAAACAAGTTAGACAAGTCAACCCGAACTCATTTAAAGAAAACCAAAACCCACTAACTTCCGTACAAGTTTTGAATCGTGTTATCATGTCTAACCCGTTCCGTTTTGCCAGCCTTACCTAATAGTAatcgtgtatatatatagatgtggATTTGAAATAATAATGTTACATAGATACATGTCAATTATATCTAATGTAATAATTACCTTCCACACTTGAAAATTCTGTTGCTATTTCAGATTATTGATTTGGTCATCAAGTCTCTACTAAGTTTTAATTGCTAGTGTATgacttttcttaattatttagttATGAAATTATGTTTTCAGTGAAcaaaaaattgaatttgaaatacCCAAGTGTTATATAATATTGGAGTTTGTGAGTGACTACTTTTTAACAGCAACTAGCTACTGAAATGTCAATTTTATATGCTAAAATACTACTAAGATATTGTTGAATAATACATAAAAATGTTTCCCACTATGGAGATAAAAATCACATACCACTTGGGTGAatgaattcaaaaaataaaaaatgaataaaaaaaaaagagttagtAATACTGTTCTACAGCATAAGATTTTGGTGGCTAGTGTaagtaataatgataataatttgGCTTATTTCATATGAAGAAAATGTCCAATGAATCTCAACAAAAGGATTAAGACACATCATATTTCCATTGTTGAGTCACATCTTTGTAACCCCACCTAAATATAGACCCCTTTTATGCTCTAGTAAGGTCTAAACCTGGTTGGGTAATATAGGCTCTTCTATTATTGAACACAAATACAGCACACAAACAATTTCAAGTGGCTACTTTAACCTAGTAATATAGCAAATTAAATAAAGCTTAGGCATGTTTTTGTGGGGTAAGTTAGCTTAATCATAAATTTTCAATGTGAGTTTATTCACCAACTCTTCCAATCAATCGAccttaaataacaatattaggTTTACAGCCTTATAACCTAACTACTTTGAAAGTAAATAATTGATTCAAGAACTATATTTTAAATCAAATGTGAACTGAAAGAATCTAAAGGGCAACCCAGGCTATGTGAGAACAATAATATTGGTGGCACCATTCACCAACCAAAAAAATAATGTCTCAGAAAAGTACAAGCAAATTGCAATATACAGCAAGAGAGTGAAAATGAGAGGACAAAGGGGTAATTAAATGGAATATTAAGTTTGTGGAAGATGAGTCAGTAATCAGTATAAGCCTGGCTCTGCCTATTATAAGGGTAGTGACTAGTGACCCAAAACATTGATTTATTTTCTTTACGAAAATACAAAAATGGGGTCTGAGCACTTTGCTTCCCCTTGGGTGGACACATGGCACAAACCCAGTACACTCACTATAAACTACCATATGACACCTGTCAATAAGGACCACCATATTACAACCCTACTAGTAGTACTAATAGTAATACTACTACTACTGCTACTACTACTGGCTTGGCTATAAACTCCACCAGCAACAATCCAAAACACATTCACCTGGATACtcaaatttctctcttttgttgCTTTCATTTCATCAGTCTCTTTTGCTTTTTTGACTCATTTCAATAGCACAAAAGACAGTAGAGAGCTCTCTCTCTTCCTATTCCCTTGGGGGCCAGCAGTggataaaaaaagaataaactGTCATTTTCCACTAATTTCTCTCAACCCCaccaccattttttttttactttttacatCATTTTTAGTTTTGGTTTTGTTATAGAGAAACTAAGTTGAAGAATCATTGGACAAGCACTTAACAGAAACTTCTGATATGATGCTGTATCAGAAGAGCCCCAAGGTTCAAGCCCCTCTTGTGTAGTTACATTGCAATTGCTATGGTTCacataaatatttatctatctaagACATCAACAATAATATCAAACTTGCCACTAGCTCTCCTATCCCAAAGTTGACTCATAAaagtatttatatgtataacatGAGCTTTCTCAGCATTTAAATTAATCTGCCTAACTTCACTGTGGATTGGTATTCCATTCTAATTTTGGTAGggactaaaataaatatatttaaacagTTTAAGGTAAGCCACTTCTAGTGTAAAGACAGAATAAAACTCATTGGTATAACATTCCATTGCAAAACACATACATTCTATTCTTATTTAACTAAATTACTCCTTGTTCTTTTCCATTACTACCACTAGTTTTTTGCATCTAGATACAAAGATTTTCTATGGAGCTTGGGTTCAGAATATAGCAAGCATTTGTAAAgatgtaaaaattattaatcacatcCTCTTGTGATTAAAATTTAAGAACTCAAAGAGGTAAATGTAAATGATTTGTAAGAGAGGTGTTTGAAATGGTTATGAACTTATGAAGGGATATGATTCAGTCTAGAACATCATAGTTCAGGCATAGGAGAAGAATGAGATGACTAAATTTCACAAACATGAAAATCAGAGCATAGCAGATGCTAATTAAGAGAAGTGAATGCAACAATTTATCTACTTATAGGCACATAAAATCAACATTCAATAATGAGTTCTCCTACATGCTATCCAAAATGTACTTAAACCAAGCAGCCGAAGTAGTGACTGTAAATATAACTCAACATACATGCTACGGGAACAACAATGTAAGGCGGCCCAAATCAATTTAATCGGTGACACGATCATCATTTTCCCctgaaaaataaagaaactgcCAATAAGAGAGAAGGAAAGATTTAAATAGTATCTACAACAAATATAAGCTGTTTTTATGTCCACTTACGAATTCATCATCAGAGTTATGTTGTCTCCTTTCAAAAGTATCCTCCCTgaagataaaagaaaaaggaattTATCAGACCTAAGCATATCAACCAGCACAAGAGAATTGGACGACAAATTAAAAATGCATACCCAGCGTCTTGCTGCTTTTCTTCTTGACGTTGACTTCTTCAGCATCATCCAGAACCAAATTCATGTACTCATCAAAACCCTATAATACCACAAATGACAGCTCTAAAGATCATCATTTGAAAGTTTTGCACAAGGGTactacaaatatttacaagaagTATCTAAAAAATACATGAGATAGACATGAGCCAAATTATACTTGAGACTTACTCAGTTAATCAGACATCTATAGAAGTTTGATTAGAATAGTTATGTATGACTAAGGGGGAAAAAACATTTTAATTCTTGCTTGATAATCCACCTTATCATGATTTTTTTTACTATAGGAATATTAAGCATATGCTAGTACAAAACAATAAAGAATGCATTATTTCAATTTCAATATTAGGAAGAGTCTTACAGAATATGAAACATATGATGACTTCATAATGCAAATAGCagtcttaattattaatttacaatCAAGAATTCAAAGTCAATAAGAATCCCCATTGAGATTTTTCCTCATACTAATTCAATTAAATTTAGAGTGACATGCATAAATGAAATTGTAACAGTGTAGGAACTAGGAAATATGCAATTATTTGCTTACTAAAACAGAAGTTACTAATTCTACTTATTGCTTATCAAACTCTAATATTGATCATTTTACAGAACAAACAAAAGGGAAACCAGAAAGCAAAAAGAACTAAAGCTGCAAATTGCAATAAGTTGAAAATATAACAACCAAGCTTGAATTAACTTCCTTTACCCTATGTTTGGTAGGAGGGAGAGATGGGTGGATGGAGAAAGATGGAGGGAGAGTGATGGAAGGAGAGACTAAATCTCTTGTTTGGCAAGATGGAGAGAAGGAATGAGAGGAGAGATCTCCAAACATTGAAAATTTCATCCCTCCAATTTTTGGAGGATTAAAGAAAAAGACAAAATCGAATTTGTTAAATACAATAATTACCCTTTTAATAGTAATAACTATTTATgttcaaaatgataattttgtaattttactaattaattttctcTCCATCCTTCCACACCACACCTAATACCAAACAACACAAAGGAAATCAACTATCCTCTCCATCCCTCCCACTCCCCGTCTTCTCTAAGCTCTCCATCCATCCTATTCTTCCTCCTTCCTACCAAACATGGCCTTAAGGTCCATTTGCAACAGCAGACAAAATCGACTAAAATTAGAGAAAGTGGCTTGGAAAATTGACATGGTGATCATATAGGGAACATTCAATTTATTTATCTTCAGTCTACATTTGGTACGGAAATAATATTTTCAGCATATAAACAAGAgacatttttttaacaaaaataacaGACAGGTTACTGATTCTAATCTACTTGGTGCTAATCTAATCGATCATTTAAAGATATACACCGAGGAATTCCATCAGCAAAAAGGACAATCTTGAGAATTCGAAAGGTCAAGCTGCCTGTCACCTAGAGTAAGTAGAAAAATTAACAAACGAAAATAAAGCTTAATTTAACTTCCTCAAAGTTGAGCCACCTATAGTAATGGTAAAACAGATCTAAATTGTTTTAATTGCCTTTTAATGATGAGCTAATACAAGCTCATATGTCTAAATTATCAATGACCATTGTGCTTCTTTCCCAATGGAAACCATAACCTATAAATAAAATGAACTTGTTGTATAAAGTTCTCGTAATCTTTCTAAAATTAGGCACTCTGACCACTACAAAATCCAAAATCACAAGTTACATTGCTTGCCAATTGCAACATGTCTCTCAGGCTTTCAGCCATTTACTGGTATATAAATCATGCATTGACAACCAACTAGTCACCAATAATTTATAGTCTAGAATATAAAATGGCACGAGAATTGCATGATAGATTATGCTCAAGACGAGTTTTTAGGTTGCCCATCATAATTTTCACAGTGCAAAAAGAAACTACCTACACTATAACTAACATTCCAATGTATGTCTAGCCATAA
This Cannabis sativa cultivar Pink pepper isolate KNU-18-1 chromosome 6, ASM2916894v1, whole genome shotgun sequence DNA region includes the following protein-coding sequences:
- the LOC115695693 gene encoding uncharacterized protein LOC115695693 — its product is MASTKVQRIMTQPINLIFRFLQSKARIQIWLFEQKDLRIEGRIIGFDEYMNLVLDDAEEVNVKKKSSKTLGRILLKGDNITLMMNSGK